The Montipora capricornis isolate CH-2021 chromosome 3, ASM3666992v2, whole genome shotgun sequence genome window below encodes:
- the LOC138042530 gene encoding sorting nexin-16-like, translating to MASETCREQSESFQTIDVVEIQAPIVGYEVVEARKRFTVYQVFVQLGNEQTWHVFRRYSDFVRMDDGLRKLFSDFHGVLPPKKYFGDNFDRIFIEKRRQGLQEYIDNVLVRQDVITAQPAVEFFCFDDPPGPYDSIEESRAFIEALEDTVHDMKNRQNVLAAEIKLVKSQLRQSQAQKQALLIALRSERVLNGKPSYDDDDVQLMAEYIRLPEVARLDFKVLAKRDNEIDAARPRKNSYKKSNQFPNSMAASQWDLRVETAGGISAKRTLPPAGRRARSTSDLSDSRRHRKRSDTHLPSNLDSRGNLTVLDKFMTQSTEALQQIRNSVRQKLKPAENGPAAPTND from the coding sequence CGAATCTTTTCAAACGATCGACGTGGTAGAAATTCAAGCTCCGATTGTCGGATACGAGGTTGTAGAGGCACGAAAACGATTCACGGTTTATCAGGTTTTTGTACAACTGGGAAATGAGCAAACCTGGCATGTCTTCCGAAGGTACTCGGACTTCGTTCGCATGGACGACGGATTGAGGAAGCTTTTTAGCGACTTTCACGGAGTGCTTCCACCTAAAAAGTACTTCGGTGATAACTTTGATaggattttcattgaaaaacgaAGACAGGGTCTTCAGGAGTACATCGACAACGTTTTAGTAAGACAAGATGTTATAACAGCTCAGCCAGCGGTGGAGTTCTTTTGCTTCGACGACCCACCGGGGCCTTACGATAGTATTGAGGAAAGCAGAGCCTTCATTGAAGCGTTGGAAGACACAGTTcatgacatgaaaaacagacAAAACGTGCTAGCAGCGGAGATCAAGCTCGTAAAATCGCAGCTACGACAGTCACAAGCCCAAAAACAAGCACTACTAATCGCTCTACGGTCCGAGCGCGTCTTGAACGGTAAACCATCGTACGATGATGACGATGTACAGCTCATGGCAGAGTACATAAGACTCCCAGAGGTTGCGCGACTGGATTTTAAAGTCCTCGCGAAGAGAGATAACGAAATTGATGCGGCAAGGCCGCGAAAAAATAGCtacaaaaaatcaaatcagtttCCAAACTCAATGGCAGCGAGCCAGTGGGATTTGAGAGTTGAAACGGCTGGTGGCATATCCGCCAAAAGAACGCTACCGCCTGCAGGAAGAAGGGCGCGATCTACCTCGGATTTGTCAGATTCGAGGAGGCATAGAAAAAGGAGTGACACACACTTGCCGTCGAATTTGGACAGTCGTGGAAACTTGACTGTATTAGACAAATTTATGACTCAAAGTACTGAGGCGCTGCAGCAAATACGGAACAGCGTTCGACAAAAGTTAAAACCAGCCGAAAATGGCCCCGCTGCACCTACGAACGACTAG